A stretch of the Uranotaenia lowii strain MFRU-FL chromosome 3, ASM2978415v1, whole genome shotgun sequence genome encodes the following:
- the LOC129751462 gene encoding uncharacterized protein LOC129751462 isoform X2, with amino-acid sequence MDFFLIWGNSLAPNGERKGVFFLDQSHRKEDGANSNDRGESLLGRDGIFKLDDGLVVAEDLKKKTMDFTPLPSELEELILCSCCHLPFNDTDAVPKLFSCRHYFCLKCVNQVLMKGSELYCVHCWKRTELSGPDMKPENLPTHNAILYLSQNLSMISSGSACGGSGHVGGSTNNGGASGGSGSNKKPPDKNGTNGTVSGTSSSSGSLGGSSVVGGSAGSSTNGSANSNGNIGIGNNSASTGGPIGSGKYRNKGENCMTHAMPNALWCLKCNIIMCRACASTEEHRNHSVKTQAEARDQIRSDIASDLLLMQKSLSELQHFVFKQRDFLLKILEACTALKTQVETELINHLPTFEVAEIRSNLTKAKLFLGMLEQQSPAEAYKLYANLNIEKQRLQSKYQEMYLQCKLDDLIQHYGILFDFELIKQALSNLNNIDPISFGNGAMGGLSVTASGTTINGHHNSILLLANYCISQLYSRHILTSKHHQQQHQHQQQSQHIDTNLNYAISPSQAASAISHSPSHGGLFGGPPAPPSLQSGLSGGGRSGPDGTNSTRTSGSGSAYLSEILNGSVMQHLHQHSGASQHQPLTPPGHPLSSSSSSVVSLVPSSAQQQVQKQVQAAAAAVGTSLLCNPSVHVYPIFYFNIEINGQPFGRILIEVRSDVAPKMAKNFGALCTGDLGFGYKGCSIFQCWENESIITGDFELNNGRGGRSVFEEGFFMPDDTKILAIRGSVGMRRSQKRHDNMGLVGSQFRVILREMRGFTGIFGFVVEGLELVEKISQAGDSAGKPQSNVLIVNCGKWQ; translated from the exons ACAATGGACTTCACACCACTGCCGTCGGAGTTGGAGGAGCTGATACTGTGCAGCTGCTGCCATCTGCCGTTCAACGATACCGATGCGGTGCCGAAGCTGTTTTCCTGCCGGCACTACTTCTGCCTGAAATGTGTCAACCAGGTGCTCATGAAGGGTAGTGAACTGTACTGTGTGCACTGCTGGAAGCGAACCGAGCTCAGCGGACCGGACATGAAGCCGGAAAACCTTCCGACACATAATGCGATTCTGTATCTGTCGCAGAATTTGAGTATGATTTCGAGTGGAAGTGCTTGTGGAGGGTCGGGTCACGTCGGGGGATCGACTAATAATGGGGGCGCGAGTGGCGGAAGTGGTTCGAATAAAAAACCTCCGGATAAGAACGGGACGAATGGGACCGTGAGTGGAACTTCGAGCAGTAGTGGCTCGCTGGGGGGCAGTAGTGTAGTTGGGGGATCGGCCGGGAGCTCGACAAACGGAAGTGCAAATTCGAACGGAAACATAGGAATAGGTAATAACAGTGCAAGTACGGGTGGTCCCATCGGTTCGGGCAAGTATAGAAATAAGGGCGAAAACTGTATGACGCACGCAATGCCGAATGCGCTGTGGTGTCTCAAGTGTAACATAATCATGTGCCGGGCCTGTGCCAGCACCGAAGAACATCGTAATCATTCAGTGAAAACGCAAGCCGAAGCTCGCGACCAAATACGTTCCGATATCGCGTCCGATTTGCTGTTGATGCAAAAATCTCTGTCGGAGCTACAGCACTTTGTATTTAAGCAACGCGATTTTCTGCTCAAAATTTTGGAGGCATGTACAGCGCTGAAAACTCAGGTCGAAACGGAACTTATTAACCATTTGCCAACGTTCGAGGTGGCAGAAATTCGAAGTAATCTAACGAAAGCGAAACTATTTCTCGGTATGCTCGAGCAGCAATCACCCGCGGAAGCGTACAAACTGTACGCGAATCttaatatcgaaaaacaacGTCTCCAGTCGAAATATCAGGAAATGTACCTGCAGTGTAAGCTAGACGATTTAATCCAACACTACGGCATACTGTTTGATTTCGAGCTGATCAAACAGGCTCTTTCGAATCTGAACAACATCGATCCGATCTCCTTTGGCAACGGGGCCATGGGAGGGCTGAGCGTGACGGCCAGTGGAACCACCATCAATGGGCACCACAACTCGATACTACTTCTTGCCAACTACTGCATCTCGCAGCTGTACTCGCGTCACATCCTAACATCCAAACATCATCAacagcagcatcagcatcagcagcaaTCGCAGCATATCGATACCAACCTCAACTACGCAATATCACCCTCGCAGGCGGCATCCGCGATATCGCATTCGCCAAGCCATGGCGGCCTATTCGGAGGACCCCCAG CTCCTCCGTCACTGCAATCGGGCCTATCCGGTGGTGGCCGTTCCGGTCCAGATGGAACCAACTCGACCCGCACGTCCGGTTCCGGTTCCGCCTACTTGAGCGAAATCCTGAACGGCAGTGTTATGCAGCATCTACATCAACATTCCGGCGCTTCCCAGCACCAGCCTCTGACCCCGCCTGGCCACCCCCTCTCGTCATCCTCTTCTAGTGTAGTTTCCTTAGTTCCTTCTTCGGCCCAGCAACAAGTCCAGAAGCAGGTTCAGGCGGCCGCAGCAGCCGTTGGAACTTCGCTCCTCTGCAACCCATCAGTGCACGTTTATCCGATCTTTTACTTCAACATCGAAATCAATGGGCAGCCATTTGGGAGGATCCTGATTGAAGTACGCAGCGATGTAGCGCCCAAAATGGCCAAAAACTTCGGGGCCCTGTGTACCGGAGATCTCGGGTTCGGCTATAAGGGTTGCAGCATTTTCCAGTGCTGGGAAAACGAGAGCATCATCACCGGTGATTTCGAGCTGAACAACGGTCGCGGAGGCCGATCCGTCTTTGAGGAAGGCTTCTTCATGCCGGATGATACGAAAATTCTGGCGATTCGTGGTTCGGTCGGGATGCGCCGGAGCCAGAAGCGTCACGATAATATGGGCCTAGTGGGATCCCAGTTCCGGGTCATCTTGAGGGAGATGCGCGGCTTTACCGGAATCTTTGGATTCGTGGTCGAAGGCCTGGAGCTGGTCGAGAAAATTAGCCAGGCGGGCGATTCGGCCGGAAAGCCCCAGAGTAACGTGCTCATCGTGAACTGTGGAAAATGGCAGTAA
- the LOC129751462 gene encoding uncharacterized protein LOC129751462 isoform X3 — protein sequence MTMDFTPLPSELEELILCSCCHLPFNDTDAVPKLFSCRHYFCLKCVNQVLMKGSELYCVHCWKRTELSGPDMKPENLPTHNAILYLSQNLSMISSGSACGGSGHVGGSTNNGGASGGSGSNKKPPDKNGTNGTVSGTSSSSGSLGGSSVVGGSAGSSTNGSANSNGNIGIGNNSASTGGPIGSGKYRNKGENCMTHAMPNALWCLKCNIIMCRACASTEEHRNHSVKTQAEARDQIRSDIASDLLLMQKSLSELQHFVFKQRDFLLKILEACTALKTQVETELINHLPTFEVAEIRSNLTKAKLFLGMLEQQSPAEAYKLYANLNIEKQRLQSKYQEMYLQCKLDDLIQHYGILFDFELIKQALSNLNNIDPISFGNGAMGGLSVTASGTTINGHHNSILLLANYCISQLYSRHILTSKHHQQQHQHQQQSQHIDTNLNYAISPSQAASAISHSPSHGGLFGGPPGMPQPTLSGASYASQLNDMAIIIAPPSLQSGLSGGGRSGPDGTNSTRTSGSGSAYLSEILNGSVMQHLHQHSGASQHQPLTPPGHPLSSSSSSVVSLVPSSAQQQVQKQVQAAAAAVGTSLLCNPSVHVYPIFYFNIEINGQPFGRILIEVRSDVAPKMAKNFGALCTGDLGFGYKGCSIFQCWENESIITGDFELNNGRGGRSVFEEGFFMPDDTKILAIRGSVGMRRSQKRHDNMGLVGSQFRVILREMRGFTGIFGFVVEGLELVEKISQAGDSAGKPQSNVLIVNCGKWQ from the coding sequence ACAATGGACTTCACACCACTGCCGTCGGAGTTGGAGGAGCTGATACTGTGCAGCTGCTGCCATCTGCCGTTCAACGATACCGATGCGGTGCCGAAGCTGTTTTCCTGCCGGCACTACTTCTGCCTGAAATGTGTCAACCAGGTGCTCATGAAGGGTAGTGAACTGTACTGTGTGCACTGCTGGAAGCGAACCGAGCTCAGCGGACCGGACATGAAGCCGGAAAACCTTCCGACACATAATGCGATTCTGTATCTGTCGCAGAATTTGAGTATGATTTCGAGTGGAAGTGCTTGTGGAGGGTCGGGTCACGTCGGGGGATCGACTAATAATGGGGGCGCGAGTGGCGGAAGTGGTTCGAATAAAAAACCTCCGGATAAGAACGGGACGAATGGGACCGTGAGTGGAACTTCGAGCAGTAGTGGCTCGCTGGGGGGCAGTAGTGTAGTTGGGGGATCGGCCGGGAGCTCGACAAACGGAAGTGCAAATTCGAACGGAAACATAGGAATAGGTAATAACAGTGCAAGTACGGGTGGTCCCATCGGTTCGGGCAAGTATAGAAATAAGGGCGAAAACTGTATGACGCACGCAATGCCGAATGCGCTGTGGTGTCTCAAGTGTAACATAATCATGTGCCGGGCCTGTGCCAGCACCGAAGAACATCGTAATCATTCAGTGAAAACGCAAGCCGAAGCTCGCGACCAAATACGTTCCGATATCGCGTCCGATTTGCTGTTGATGCAAAAATCTCTGTCGGAGCTACAGCACTTTGTATTTAAGCAACGCGATTTTCTGCTCAAAATTTTGGAGGCATGTACAGCGCTGAAAACTCAGGTCGAAACGGAACTTATTAACCATTTGCCAACGTTCGAGGTGGCAGAAATTCGAAGTAATCTAACGAAAGCGAAACTATTTCTCGGTATGCTCGAGCAGCAATCACCCGCGGAAGCGTACAAACTGTACGCGAATCttaatatcgaaaaacaacGTCTCCAGTCGAAATATCAGGAAATGTACCTGCAGTGTAAGCTAGACGATTTAATCCAACACTACGGCATACTGTTTGATTTCGAGCTGATCAAACAGGCTCTTTCGAATCTGAACAACATCGATCCGATCTCCTTTGGCAACGGGGCCATGGGAGGGCTGAGCGTGACGGCCAGTGGAACCACCATCAATGGGCACCACAACTCGATACTACTTCTTGCCAACTACTGCATCTCGCAGCTGTACTCGCGTCACATCCTAACATCCAAACATCATCAacagcagcatcagcatcagcagcaaTCGCAGCATATCGATACCAACCTCAACTACGCAATATCACCCTCGCAGGCGGCATCCGCGATATCGCATTCGCCAAGCCATGGCGGCCTATTCGGAGGACCCCCAGGTATGCCACAACCGACCCTTTCCGGCGCGAGTTACGCGAGTCAATTGAATGATATGGCTATCATTATAGCTCCTCCGTCACTGCAATCGGGCCTATCCGGTGGTGGCCGTTCCGGTCCAGATGGAACCAACTCGACCCGCACGTCCGGTTCCGGTTCCGCCTACTTGAGCGAAATCCTGAACGGCAGTGTTATGCAGCATCTACATCAACATTCCGGCGCTTCCCAGCACCAGCCTCTGACCCCGCCTGGCCACCCCCTCTCGTCATCCTCTTCTAGTGTAGTTTCCTTAGTTCCTTCTTCGGCCCAGCAACAAGTCCAGAAGCAGGTTCAGGCGGCCGCAGCAGCCGTTGGAACTTCGCTCCTCTGCAACCCATCAGTGCACGTTTATCCGATCTTTTACTTCAACATCGAAATCAATGGGCAGCCATTTGGGAGGATCCTGATTGAAGTACGCAGCGATGTAGCGCCCAAAATGGCCAAAAACTTCGGGGCCCTGTGTACCGGAGATCTCGGGTTCGGCTATAAGGGTTGCAGCATTTTCCAGTGCTGGGAAAACGAGAGCATCATCACCGGTGATTTCGAGCTGAACAACGGTCGCGGAGGCCGATCCGTCTTTGAGGAAGGCTTCTTCATGCCGGATGATACGAAAATTCTGGCGATTCGTGGTTCGGTCGGGATGCGCCGGAGCCAGAAGCGTCACGATAATATGGGCCTAGTGGGATCCCAGTTCCGGGTCATCTTGAGGGAGATGCGCGGCTTTACCGGAATCTTTGGATTCGTGGTCGAAGGCCTGGAGCTGGTCGAGAAAATTAGCCAGGCGGGCGATTCGGCCGGAAAGCCCCAGAGTAACGTGCTCATCGTGAACTGTGGAAAATGGCAGTAA
- the LOC129751462 gene encoding uncharacterized protein LOC129751462 isoform X4 produces the protein MDFTPLPSELEELILCSCCHLPFNDTDAVPKLFSCRHYFCLKCVNQVLMKGSELYCVHCWKRTELSGPDMKPENLPTHNAILYLSQNLSMISSGSACGGSGHVGGSTNNGGASGGSGSNKKPPDKNGTNGTVSGTSSSSGSLGGSSVVGGSAGSSTNGSANSNGNIGIGNNSASTGGPIGSGKYRNKGENCMTHAMPNALWCLKCNIIMCRACASTEEHRNHSVKTQAEARDQIRSDIASDLLLMQKSLSELQHFVFKQRDFLLKILEACTALKTQVETELINHLPTFEVAEIRSNLTKAKLFLGMLEQQSPAEAYKLYANLNIEKQRLQSKYQEMYLQCKLDDLIQHYGILFDFELIKQALSNLNNIDPISFGNGAMGGLSVTASGTTINGHHNSILLLANYCISQLYSRHILTSKHHQQQHQHQQQSQHIDTNLNYAISPSQAASAISHSPSHGGLFGGPPGMPQPTLSGASYASQLNDMAIIIAPPSLQSGLSGGGRSGPDGTNSTRTSGSGSAYLSEILNGSVMQHLHQHSGASQHQPLTPPGHPLSSSSSSVVSLVPSSAQQQVQKQVQAAAAAVGTSLLCNPSVHVYPIFYFNIEINGQPFGRILIEVRSDVAPKMAKNFGALCTGDLGFGYKGCSIFQCWENESIITGDFELNNGRGGRSVFEEGFFMPDDTKILAIRGSVGMRRSQKRHDNMGLVGSQFRVILREMRGFTGIFGFVVEGLELVEKISQAGDSAGKPQSNVLIVNCGKWQ, from the coding sequence ATGGACTTCACACCACTGCCGTCGGAGTTGGAGGAGCTGATACTGTGCAGCTGCTGCCATCTGCCGTTCAACGATACCGATGCGGTGCCGAAGCTGTTTTCCTGCCGGCACTACTTCTGCCTGAAATGTGTCAACCAGGTGCTCATGAAGGGTAGTGAACTGTACTGTGTGCACTGCTGGAAGCGAACCGAGCTCAGCGGACCGGACATGAAGCCGGAAAACCTTCCGACACATAATGCGATTCTGTATCTGTCGCAGAATTTGAGTATGATTTCGAGTGGAAGTGCTTGTGGAGGGTCGGGTCACGTCGGGGGATCGACTAATAATGGGGGCGCGAGTGGCGGAAGTGGTTCGAATAAAAAACCTCCGGATAAGAACGGGACGAATGGGACCGTGAGTGGAACTTCGAGCAGTAGTGGCTCGCTGGGGGGCAGTAGTGTAGTTGGGGGATCGGCCGGGAGCTCGACAAACGGAAGTGCAAATTCGAACGGAAACATAGGAATAGGTAATAACAGTGCAAGTACGGGTGGTCCCATCGGTTCGGGCAAGTATAGAAATAAGGGCGAAAACTGTATGACGCACGCAATGCCGAATGCGCTGTGGTGTCTCAAGTGTAACATAATCATGTGCCGGGCCTGTGCCAGCACCGAAGAACATCGTAATCATTCAGTGAAAACGCAAGCCGAAGCTCGCGACCAAATACGTTCCGATATCGCGTCCGATTTGCTGTTGATGCAAAAATCTCTGTCGGAGCTACAGCACTTTGTATTTAAGCAACGCGATTTTCTGCTCAAAATTTTGGAGGCATGTACAGCGCTGAAAACTCAGGTCGAAACGGAACTTATTAACCATTTGCCAACGTTCGAGGTGGCAGAAATTCGAAGTAATCTAACGAAAGCGAAACTATTTCTCGGTATGCTCGAGCAGCAATCACCCGCGGAAGCGTACAAACTGTACGCGAATCttaatatcgaaaaacaacGTCTCCAGTCGAAATATCAGGAAATGTACCTGCAGTGTAAGCTAGACGATTTAATCCAACACTACGGCATACTGTTTGATTTCGAGCTGATCAAACAGGCTCTTTCGAATCTGAACAACATCGATCCGATCTCCTTTGGCAACGGGGCCATGGGAGGGCTGAGCGTGACGGCCAGTGGAACCACCATCAATGGGCACCACAACTCGATACTACTTCTTGCCAACTACTGCATCTCGCAGCTGTACTCGCGTCACATCCTAACATCCAAACATCATCAacagcagcatcagcatcagcagcaaTCGCAGCATATCGATACCAACCTCAACTACGCAATATCACCCTCGCAGGCGGCATCCGCGATATCGCATTCGCCAAGCCATGGCGGCCTATTCGGAGGACCCCCAGGTATGCCACAACCGACCCTTTCCGGCGCGAGTTACGCGAGTCAATTGAATGATATGGCTATCATTATAGCTCCTCCGTCACTGCAATCGGGCCTATCCGGTGGTGGCCGTTCCGGTCCAGATGGAACCAACTCGACCCGCACGTCCGGTTCCGGTTCCGCCTACTTGAGCGAAATCCTGAACGGCAGTGTTATGCAGCATCTACATCAACATTCCGGCGCTTCCCAGCACCAGCCTCTGACCCCGCCTGGCCACCCCCTCTCGTCATCCTCTTCTAGTGTAGTTTCCTTAGTTCCTTCTTCGGCCCAGCAACAAGTCCAGAAGCAGGTTCAGGCGGCCGCAGCAGCCGTTGGAACTTCGCTCCTCTGCAACCCATCAGTGCACGTTTATCCGATCTTTTACTTCAACATCGAAATCAATGGGCAGCCATTTGGGAGGATCCTGATTGAAGTACGCAGCGATGTAGCGCCCAAAATGGCCAAAAACTTCGGGGCCCTGTGTACCGGAGATCTCGGGTTCGGCTATAAGGGTTGCAGCATTTTCCAGTGCTGGGAAAACGAGAGCATCATCACCGGTGATTTCGAGCTGAACAACGGTCGCGGAGGCCGATCCGTCTTTGAGGAAGGCTTCTTCATGCCGGATGATACGAAAATTCTGGCGATTCGTGGTTCGGTCGGGATGCGCCGGAGCCAGAAGCGTCACGATAATATGGGCCTAGTGGGATCCCAGTTCCGGGTCATCTTGAGGGAGATGCGCGGCTTTACCGGAATCTTTGGATTCGTGGTCGAAGGCCTGGAGCTGGTCGAGAAAATTAGCCAGGCGGGCGATTCGGCCGGAAAGCCCCAGAGTAACGTGCTCATCGTGAACTGTGGAAAATGGCAGTAA
- the LOC129751462 gene encoding uncharacterized protein LOC129751462 isoform X1, which yields MDFFLIWGNSLAPNGERKGVFFLDQSHRKEDGANSNDRGESLLGRDGIFKLDDGLVVAEDLKKKTMDFTPLPSELEELILCSCCHLPFNDTDAVPKLFSCRHYFCLKCVNQVLMKGSELYCVHCWKRTELSGPDMKPENLPTHNAILYLSQNLSMISSGSACGGSGHVGGSTNNGGASGGSGSNKKPPDKNGTNGTVSGTSSSSGSLGGSSVVGGSAGSSTNGSANSNGNIGIGNNSASTGGPIGSGKYRNKGENCMTHAMPNALWCLKCNIIMCRACASTEEHRNHSVKTQAEARDQIRSDIASDLLLMQKSLSELQHFVFKQRDFLLKILEACTALKTQVETELINHLPTFEVAEIRSNLTKAKLFLGMLEQQSPAEAYKLYANLNIEKQRLQSKYQEMYLQCKLDDLIQHYGILFDFELIKQALSNLNNIDPISFGNGAMGGLSVTASGTTINGHHNSILLLANYCISQLYSRHILTSKHHQQQHQHQQQSQHIDTNLNYAISPSQAASAISHSPSHGGLFGGPPGMPQPTLSGASYASQLNDMAIIIAPPSLQSGLSGGGRSGPDGTNSTRTSGSGSAYLSEILNGSVMQHLHQHSGASQHQPLTPPGHPLSSSSSSVVSLVPSSAQQQVQKQVQAAAAAVGTSLLCNPSVHVYPIFYFNIEINGQPFGRILIEVRSDVAPKMAKNFGALCTGDLGFGYKGCSIFQCWENESIITGDFELNNGRGGRSVFEEGFFMPDDTKILAIRGSVGMRRSQKRHDNMGLVGSQFRVILREMRGFTGIFGFVVEGLELVEKISQAGDSAGKPQSNVLIVNCGKWQ from the coding sequence ACAATGGACTTCACACCACTGCCGTCGGAGTTGGAGGAGCTGATACTGTGCAGCTGCTGCCATCTGCCGTTCAACGATACCGATGCGGTGCCGAAGCTGTTTTCCTGCCGGCACTACTTCTGCCTGAAATGTGTCAACCAGGTGCTCATGAAGGGTAGTGAACTGTACTGTGTGCACTGCTGGAAGCGAACCGAGCTCAGCGGACCGGACATGAAGCCGGAAAACCTTCCGACACATAATGCGATTCTGTATCTGTCGCAGAATTTGAGTATGATTTCGAGTGGAAGTGCTTGTGGAGGGTCGGGTCACGTCGGGGGATCGACTAATAATGGGGGCGCGAGTGGCGGAAGTGGTTCGAATAAAAAACCTCCGGATAAGAACGGGACGAATGGGACCGTGAGTGGAACTTCGAGCAGTAGTGGCTCGCTGGGGGGCAGTAGTGTAGTTGGGGGATCGGCCGGGAGCTCGACAAACGGAAGTGCAAATTCGAACGGAAACATAGGAATAGGTAATAACAGTGCAAGTACGGGTGGTCCCATCGGTTCGGGCAAGTATAGAAATAAGGGCGAAAACTGTATGACGCACGCAATGCCGAATGCGCTGTGGTGTCTCAAGTGTAACATAATCATGTGCCGGGCCTGTGCCAGCACCGAAGAACATCGTAATCATTCAGTGAAAACGCAAGCCGAAGCTCGCGACCAAATACGTTCCGATATCGCGTCCGATTTGCTGTTGATGCAAAAATCTCTGTCGGAGCTACAGCACTTTGTATTTAAGCAACGCGATTTTCTGCTCAAAATTTTGGAGGCATGTACAGCGCTGAAAACTCAGGTCGAAACGGAACTTATTAACCATTTGCCAACGTTCGAGGTGGCAGAAATTCGAAGTAATCTAACGAAAGCGAAACTATTTCTCGGTATGCTCGAGCAGCAATCACCCGCGGAAGCGTACAAACTGTACGCGAATCttaatatcgaaaaacaacGTCTCCAGTCGAAATATCAGGAAATGTACCTGCAGTGTAAGCTAGACGATTTAATCCAACACTACGGCATACTGTTTGATTTCGAGCTGATCAAACAGGCTCTTTCGAATCTGAACAACATCGATCCGATCTCCTTTGGCAACGGGGCCATGGGAGGGCTGAGCGTGACGGCCAGTGGAACCACCATCAATGGGCACCACAACTCGATACTACTTCTTGCCAACTACTGCATCTCGCAGCTGTACTCGCGTCACATCCTAACATCCAAACATCATCAacagcagcatcagcatcagcagcaaTCGCAGCATATCGATACCAACCTCAACTACGCAATATCACCCTCGCAGGCGGCATCCGCGATATCGCATTCGCCAAGCCATGGCGGCCTATTCGGAGGACCCCCAGGTATGCCACAACCGACCCTTTCCGGCGCGAGTTACGCGAGTCAATTGAATGATATGGCTATCATTATAGCTCCTCCGTCACTGCAATCGGGCCTATCCGGTGGTGGCCGTTCCGGTCCAGATGGAACCAACTCGACCCGCACGTCCGGTTCCGGTTCCGCCTACTTGAGCGAAATCCTGAACGGCAGTGTTATGCAGCATCTACATCAACATTCCGGCGCTTCCCAGCACCAGCCTCTGACCCCGCCTGGCCACCCCCTCTCGTCATCCTCTTCTAGTGTAGTTTCCTTAGTTCCTTCTTCGGCCCAGCAACAAGTCCAGAAGCAGGTTCAGGCGGCCGCAGCAGCCGTTGGAACTTCGCTCCTCTGCAACCCATCAGTGCACGTTTATCCGATCTTTTACTTCAACATCGAAATCAATGGGCAGCCATTTGGGAGGATCCTGATTGAAGTACGCAGCGATGTAGCGCCCAAAATGGCCAAAAACTTCGGGGCCCTGTGTACCGGAGATCTCGGGTTCGGCTATAAGGGTTGCAGCATTTTCCAGTGCTGGGAAAACGAGAGCATCATCACCGGTGATTTCGAGCTGAACAACGGTCGCGGAGGCCGATCCGTCTTTGAGGAAGGCTTCTTCATGCCGGATGATACGAAAATTCTGGCGATTCGTGGTTCGGTCGGGATGCGCCGGAGCCAGAAGCGTCACGATAATATGGGCCTAGTGGGATCCCAGTTCCGGGTCATCTTGAGGGAGATGCGCGGCTTTACCGGAATCTTTGGATTCGTGGTCGAAGGCCTGGAGCTGGTCGAGAAAATTAGCCAGGCGGGCGATTCGGCCGGAAAGCCCCAGAGTAACGTGCTCATCGTGAACTGTGGAAAATGGCAGTAA